Proteins from a genomic interval of Clostridium cochlearium:
- a CDS encoding sodium-dependent transporter, whose amino-acid sequence MEGRETFTSKLGFIMSCLGSAIGLGNIWMFPWKLGQYGGAAFLIPYFIFVYLLGVTGLIGEFAFGRWMKGGSFEGIQKVFKKKNLPAGKAFSLIPAMAVGGTLIFYAVVVGWTFKYFFEAVKGSFFTLNMEELFNGFTGSKLSIFWAFVAIFVTLLIVNMGVIKGIENLNKIMMPSLFVIFVILLIRSLTLPGAMEGVAYLVKPRWDYLLKPVTWVMALGQAFFTVSLNGAGMVVYGSYLKEEEDIPKASMQIAIFDTLSALLAAFVIIPAVFAFGLNPSAGPSLLFITMPYVFKSMPFGYAFGILFFISIIFAAVSSLINMMEATSEAFLSQFKIGRVKGVAIISIMAFIIGIPLNLSMDVFGKWADFVTIYLAPLGTMISAITFYWIYGMDKALIEINKGCKEPLGNWFKPLGKYVFVISSILVLILGVIYNGIG is encoded by the coding sequence ATGGAAGGAAGAGAAACCTTTACTAGTAAACTAGGATTTATTATGTCATGTTTGGGATCAGCTATAGGTCTCGGAAATATTTGGATGTTTCCTTGGAAATTAGGACAATATGGAGGAGCAGCATTTTTAATTCCTTACTTTATTTTTGTTTATCTATTAGGAGTAACAGGACTTATAGGAGAATTCGCCTTTGGTAGATGGATGAAAGGTGGATCCTTTGAGGGAATACAAAAAGTATTTAAGAAAAAAAACTTACCAGCAGGAAAAGCATTTAGTTTAATTCCAGCTATGGCTGTTGGAGGAACACTTATTTTTTATGCAGTAGTAGTAGGATGGACTTTTAAATATTTTTTTGAAGCTGTTAAAGGAAGTTTTTTCACTCTTAATATGGAAGAATTATTTAATGGATTTACAGGAAGTAAATTAAGTATATTTTGGGCATTTGTAGCTATTTTTGTAACTTTACTTATAGTAAATATGGGAGTAATAAAAGGAATAGAAAATTTAAATAAAATAATGATGCCTTCTTTATTTGTTATTTTTGTCATATTACTCATAAGAAGTTTAACTTTACCAGGTGCTATGGAGGGAGTTGCATATTTAGTTAAACCAAGGTGGGATTATTTATTAAAACCTGTAACATGGGTTATGGCACTAGGGCAGGCTTTCTTTACGGTGTCTTTAAATGGAGCAGGAATGGTGGTATATGGAAGTTACTTAAAAGAAGAAGAGGATATACCAAAAGCTTCTATGCAGATAGCAATTTTTGATACATTGTCAGCTCTATTGGCAGCTTTTGTAATTATACCAGCGGTATTTGCTTTTGGACTAAATCCATCAGCAGGACCATCACTTTTATTTATAACAATGCCATATGTGTTCAAATCTATGCCCTTTGGATATGCTTTTGGGATATTGTTTTTTATAAGTATAATATTTGCGGCAGTTTCATCTTTAATAAACATGATGGAAGCTACCTCAGAAGCATTTTTAAGTCAGTTTAAGATAGGAAGAGTTAAGGGAGTAGCAATAATATCCATTATGGCTTTTATAATAGGAATACCCTTAAATCTAAGTATGGATGTATTTGGTAAGTGGGCTGATTTTGTAACAATATATTTAGCGCCATTAGGAACTATGATAAGTGCAATAACATTTTATTGGATATATGGAATGGATAAAGCACTTATAGAAATTAATAAAGGATGTAAAGAACCTTTAGGAAATTGGTTTAAGCCTTTAGGTAAATATGTATTTGTAATATCATCTATACTTGTGCTTATACTTGGGGTAATATATAATGGTATAGGTTAA